The nucleotide sequence AGTACCCTCAGGCAATTGAGCATTATAATGACCAAGGAAGGAACATACTTCATGTAGCGATCAATTACCGCCAGATAGAGATTTTGATAGGGTGGTCAAGATGGAAATGCCAGCAAGGAGGCTACTACGGGCAACAGACGCTAAAGGGAACTCCATTCTGCATTTGgtaggaaagaaaggaaaacgaTATGTCTCGAGAAAATCACGATCCCCTGCAATCCAATTGCAAGAGGAGTTGCTCTTGTTTGAGGTGCACTTCCACTACCCCATTCATAATCTTGTTAGGGTCCATGATCCAGTAGCTTGAGTTAATATGATGATAATGGCCCAAAAATGATAGTACTACTGGTTCATGTGGTTTTTCTTCTATATGCAGCGTGTGAAGGAATACTCTAGATCCCATTTCCTCAAGGTCTTCAACCATAACAACCAGACTGCAGATGAATTATTTGCTTCCAACTACTGTGAACTTCATGAGGAAGCCAAAGAATGGCTGAAGCGCACCGCTGAAAACTGCACCATTGTGGCTGTTCTTATTGCTACCGTTGCCTTTGCTGCAGCCTACACTATACCAGGAGGACCAAATCAAAGCACTGGTATCCCACTCCTCCTTTCTCAACCATTCTTCGTGGTTTTCACCCTGGCGGATGTAATCTCCCTCACTTACGCCTTGACATCTGTCATCACATTTCTCTCAATCCTCACATCTCCATTTCAGTTACAAGACTTCAAGAAGTCTCTTCTTCAAAAGCTGATGCTCGGTTTTACGTTTTTAATCCTTTCCGTGTCGATGATGATGGTGGCATTTGGTGCAACAGTCATCCTTATGATACAGAATAAGGAAAGGTGGACCAAAATTGTCCTATACTCGGTTGCATTCCTCCCAGTTATTATTTTTGCGCTCTCATATTCCCCGCTATATTATAGACTCCTGAAAGCTTGCACTGGTCTGCTCAATCTTGCACTTGAGCTTTGCCCCAGGTGTACTTGTGTTTCTCCACCATCATGGACAACCAAGTTTTTCAACCGCGGAGAATCCAAGCCCAACCGCCCTCAATCTCAAACATTCAGTTCCAAATGCCCTTCTACATTTCAAACCACTGATTCTTCAGTTTGAAAGGCCGATGAGGAcctatgtatgtatgtatgagTGATTTGAATGcttctttctcatttatttGCTTAGAACTGATTGTACAAATGTTATGTAATAAGTGAACCGGTAGTTGATGATATTTtaacaaatggaaaaaatgaaatggaaggtTTTAATAAATGCAGAAAAAACCCAACACCAAGGAGGCAAAACAATGAAACTAATTAAGCATCACTGTTTTCTTCAACTTAAGAGGAAAAATGTAGAAATTTCAGAGGAGCAAAAGGGTCAAAACCCCCATCAGAATGATAATAACAAAGGGAAAAGATGACAAAAGTTCCGCGCctctttttggaaaaaaggccgAACATCATTTAGCTTTGTTGGCGAAGACAAAACATTAATAATACATGTTCCGAGTAAGAAGATTGAAaagtaaacaaacaaataactCTATGTGTAGTAGTAGTATTGCTAATTCATTTAGCGGTGTCATGTCTATTCCATCACTCTTGTTGAGTGGTATTGCTAATtcatttaagggaaaaaaattaaactaaggaTTAAGAAGCATTGATCCAAAAATGATAGGGTTAAATGCCATAGAAAGAAAGGTGAGAAAAGCATaacaaatgaacttcaaattttcattattttcagtATCAAaagagtgtttgataaatcaattcaataatttaatatggtTTAGTGATTTAATGGTATTGGTTAAGTATATTAAGTctgtttattaaaataaattaatattgtaacttaaagttaaaaatgatttaatgaataagttaattaaaataatgaccTTTTCTAAATCATAAACATCCTTTACCTTAAGTGGTCATGTCTATGCCTtcctttgtttctcttttataaCATGATTACTTAATATGAATGTTTATTTAATAGGTCAAAAAATTAgattaagtttattttaataagcaaccttaatatttaaaggaaGAATTagataataagttttaaattaataacttaaatataattttaactttgTTATCGGTATCATGGATCAAGGTAAGAATACGATCATTGCTttaaagtgtatatatatatatatatatatatatatcatgatgCATCAATATAcataatgttttataattttaatcatatctattgcatgattttatgaaaaaatttatgattagtAATTTAAACATGTGACTATGGAAATTCCAAGAGATGGTTTTATCTGGCATGTATGTTGATTTACTTGTTTGTTCGTGATTGATTATGTTATATGTTGTTTAACTTATGAAACAAGTATTAATCAACCCAACGAAGGATTATCACTATATTTGGTTATATGATAAAAGCTCAATAATAAAAGGCAGATAAAGTTTTAATCCATTGGTGTTAAACTTCCTTATGTTTCAATTCTTTTACTTTAATGGTTagatcatatttatataattttataaattattataattcaacCAAGGGAAAGattataataatatactttTTGTGTTATGTGATTATAGTTTGATCCAAtgaaaaatttatgatatgatCTCTTAGCTTATGAttaatgtgatatttaattaattttgtagtAGTTAGATTATTGTAAAGtgtagtgttaaatattatcatgacataaaaataattttgtatgaattagttttttttttttttttttttgcaacaatGAATCCTAATGCTATTAGATAGTTTGGAATTGAACAATTAAGTGGGGCAAACTTTGAAAAAAGGAAGGAACAAATTGGAATTGTTCTTGGCTATACCAATTTAGACTATGTCTTAAGAGAACTTACACCAACAAAGTATACTTTTGAAAGCACTAACGAACAAAAggtttttttatgaaaagtggGAGCACTCTAATCACATGAATCTAATAATGATGAAAGGTTCAATCATTCTTGTCATATATGAAGCAATCACCTATTCATATTATACAATAAACTATATTAAATTAGTTGAGGAACAACTCTTAAGAATTTCCAAGTCCTTAGCAAGTActtttataatcaaaattataacAATGAAATATAATGATCATAGTGGTGTATATGAGCACATCATAAAGATGAGTAATATGGCTTCTCAATTTGAAGTGAATAGACATGATAATTTCTGAAGGTTTTATCCTTCACTTCATAATGACTCCCATTCCTTCACAATTtagttatttcaaaattaattataatacatAGAAGGATAAGTGGAAAATGATTGAATTAATTGTCATGTGTTCAAGAAGAAGAAAGACTTAAAGTGGAAAATCCCAATAGGGCTCATCTCAATATTGTAAGTCCatgcaagtaaaaaaaaaaaaaattcttggagAAAGGCATGGGTAAGAAAAAGAAGCAAGTAATAATGCATCTCACGATgggcaaaataataaaaatatgatacaaTGTTATTTTTACCATAAGAAAGGTCACAAAAGAAGAGATTGTTCTGGTTTTCAATCTTGATTGAAAAAGGTAAAACTCAATGCTTATTGTTTTATGAATTCTATTTAATTGATATACTACCAAACTCTTGGTGGTTTGATATTGTTGCAAGCATTCACATAATGAATTTATTGTAGAGATGCCTTACAAGCAAGAGACTAAGTAAAGGAGAGCATTCCAATAATTGAGATTGGTGGACAAGACTGAAGTTCAACGGTGGGGGAGAGACAGCTAGAAAGATGAGATTGACAGATTGCGATATCAACTTAATTGATTTCCAATAACCTGTCTCCACATATCAATAAGAAAGATGCTTGGGAGCAGCAAGAAAACCCTTTTTCCCATACCTCCAGAAGCATGATAATAACATATTGAAAAAGATGTCAATCATCTTGATGAATGATGAAAAGTTTAATACAGCTTTTGGAAAAGGCAGACACCATTTTACTTTGTTAACTAGGATAAAGTATCAACTGATAATTCAAAGCATGAATATGAATATACCAAGAAAGGGACTGCCAGAACGTGTTACACATGTAATTGCAATAGCCCCAAAATTACTTAATTTGAAGGCAAAACTTTGGCACAGAAAAAAGAAGTATCTTCATATATATACctagtaaattttttttgatatctCTCAAGTTTTCTTAAAGCCAGTTAGATACTTTCCAAGGCAAATTAATGAAAGCACCTGTTGAATAAGCACTGAAACTAGAGATGAAGAATAATGGAGGCAAGTTATGAGTcattttatatgaaaagtaATATTCTCCACTAACCGGAAAATGttgaaaaagaggaaagaaacAACATGTGTGAATGATTTCATAAAGTGTACTCCACCTATTATTGAGCTCTATCAATCCACCTTCATATAACCCTAATTACTACCAGTAGGTCCATTAGCCCCATCCTTTCATCAAACCTtcaactctctctctcatgGATGCCTATGACGACAAGCTCAACAGAGAACTCTACAAAGCTCTAATGAAAGGAGATGAGAAAGAGGTGATCCAACTTTGCTTAAGTATCCCAGAAGGCCCAGTGCACATAATGACCATACACATGGACACAGTCCTCCACATGGCTACTTACTCCAAGCAAGCTGATCTAGTACTgaaattacttgaaaatttgCCGGAGACTCATCTCGACAAGCTCACCCTTCAAAATGACGCTGGAAACACTATACTCCATGAAGCAGCCACTTCCAACAGCACAACTAATGCCGCTAGGGAAATGCTTAACAAGGCACCAGAACTGCTGAGTTTGAGCAATTTCCTCGGAGAGACCCCTATCTTTAGAGCAGCACGCTATGGGAAAACTAGGGTTTTTAAGTTTCTGGCAACAGAAGTTGATAAGGTCTGCGCAAGAATGACTGAAGAACATCGGATTGATGCCTTTTTTCGGAGGACGGATGGAACCACCATTCTTCATATTTCCATTCTTGCTGAGCATTTTGGTGAGTTCCTGAAAGTGTCTATATATTTGttaatcaaataattcttttaatatagcaaaactatatatatctttgtctctgttaaaattaaaattaatataaaatttcatacTTCAAGGTATATATGGCCTGCTAATTTAACTCAAGttaatttatctttttcccttcaaattttcttactAAAATCCATGCAAACCAGACTTGGCTGGGTTAATTGCAACGTGGTACccatatttaattaatctacCGGATGACGATGGTATGACCGCTCTTCAACTTCTGTCTTGCAATCCATCAGCATTTCAAAGTGGATGTCAACAAGGATTTCTGAAGCGGCTCATCTTCTCTTGTATAGTACTTTTCCCCTTTTACTTATTCTCTGTTTTCTCAACTGTTGTTTCAATATCTTTTTGTATGAGCACCATGTAGGAGCAAAGACCACTGCTAAGCGTAATCAAATCAATAAATTGTTCTCTTAAAGTGACGAATAAAATCTGAATAGAtagttttttttcccccttttccctttttaaagtAATCACAACTATGTATCGTGAATAGAGTATTTAATTTTCAGTGGTCTCAAGAAAAGGAGATCAGACCGAAGGAGGAGATAATCAAGGGTTACACGTTTGCAAACCAGTTTCATTTATATCTGATTTAGGTATGTCATATGAAAGTCTATTTCTTTGGCTGATGTTTTGCATGTTACTTCTGAACTTTAACTCATTAAGTCTTTCCTTCAATctacaaattttaattgaattccATCATTTTAAGGATGCCACATTAATCAAAAGAGGTTGACAGTTGAAAAGCTAAgcgtgtttttctttttcaactcccAAACTGGTTACTTAATTACTTTCATTCTTGAAAAGCTAAATCATGTTGGAGATCGCCCATATTGGAAGCAGTTAGGAAAGAGAAGGCTAGATACGAATCAGCTGCCAAACTTGCTTAGTTGTTGATTCCAAATGACACTTCATGGAAGCTCACTAATCCACGAGAGGACCGCAGTAAGCCTAGAACTCACAGATATGGTCCCAGAACTTCCTTAAACGAGAAAGGATTGGGACGAGATGGATTGCAATCCCTGTCCGTAggtaatgaagagaaagaaaccCCCCAAGGACAGTCCCAGGAAAGTAAGAAATCATCTTTTACTGAAagagaaggaggaggaggagaagaggaAGATTACACAACTCCCATCATAAAGACCGGGGAAACTCCTTTGTTTTTGGCCACAATGTCAGGCATTCGAGAGATTGTCGAACAAATACTAGATGTGCACCCACAGGCTATTGAGCATATTAATAACAGAGGGAAGAACATTTTGCATGTTGCCGTCAAGTACCGCCAAATAGAGATCTTCAATCTGGTGGTGAATAATGAAATGCTAGCGAGGAGGCTAGTAAGAAAGACTGACGAATGGGGGAACTCCATACTTCATATGGTTGGGAAAAAAAGATCAGGTTACATAGCTGAGAAGATACAAAGCCCTGCTCTCCAATTGCAAAAGGAGTTGCTCTTGTTTGAGGTGCGCTTCCATTATCCTATTCATCCCTGCTTT is from Vitis riparia cultivar Riparia Gloire de Montpellier isolate 1030 chromosome 10, EGFV_Vit.rip_1.0, whole genome shotgun sequence and encodes:
- the LOC117923969 gene encoding ankyrin repeat-containing protein At5g02620-like isoform X1 encodes the protein MEMPARRLLRATDAKGNSILHLVGKKGKRYVSRKSRSPAIQLQEELLLFERVKEYSRSHFLKVFNHNNQTADELFASNYCELHEEAKEWLKRTAENCTIVAVLIATVAFAAAYTIPGGPNQSTGIPLLLSQPFFVVFTLADVISLTYALTSVITFLSILTSPFQLQDFKKSLLQKLMLGFTFLILSVSMMMVAFGATVILMIQNKERWTKIVLYSVAFLPVIIFALSYSPLYYRLLKACTGLLNLALELCPRCTCVSPPSWTTKFFNRGESKPNRPQSQTFSSKCPSTFQTTDSSV
- the LOC117923969 gene encoding uncharacterized protein LOC117923969 isoform X2, with protein sequence MEMPARRLLRATDAKGNSILHLVGKKGKRYVSRKSRSPAIQLQEELLLFERVKEYSRSHFLKVFNHNNQTADELFASNYCELHEEAKEWLKRTAENCTIVAVLIATVAFAAAYTIPGGPNQSTVTRLQEVSSSKADARFYVFNPFRVDDDGGIWCNSHPYDTE
- the LOC117923241 gene encoding uncharacterized protein LOC117923241 yields the protein MDAYDDKLNRELYKALMKGDEKEVIQLCLSIPEGPVHIMTIHMDTVLHMATYSKQADLVLKLLENLPETHLDKLTLQNDAGNTILHEAATSNSTTNAAREMLNKAPELLSLSNFLGETPIFRAARYGKTRVFKFLATEVDKVCARMTEEHRIDAFFRRTDGTTILHISILAEHFGEFLKVSIYLLIK